Genomic segment of Rhodococcus sp. W8901:
GCCGAGCCGCAGACGGATCCGCTCGACGTGCCCCTCGGCGGAGCGCTCCTCGATACCCAGCCGCTGGGCGATCTGCCGGTTTGTCATGCCCTCGGCGACCAGCGCCGCCACCTGCAGCTGCCGCGCGGTCAGCTCGCCCGACGGCGGGCCCGGCCGCTCCGCCGACGGCGGGGCGGGGCTGCTCCCCAGGAATTCCAGGATCGCTCGGACGATGGCGGAGGAGTCGCCCACGAACGGGAAATGGCTGGTGCCGGGCAGCGAGAGCAGCCGGGCGCCGGGGATGTGCGCGGCCACCTCGCGGCCCGCGCGGTAGGGGATTGCACGGTCTCCGCGCCGGTGCACCACCAGGGTCGGGGCGGCGACCCGGGCGAGCAGATCATCGACGTCGATTTCGTAGCATTGCGCGAGCAGATCGACGGCGAGGTCGGGCGACGCCGCCTCCCGCTGCAGCCGGGCGAAGAGCGCCTTGGTCGCGGCACTGCCGTCCGGGAGGAAGACGTCGGCCAGCAGCTCCGACCCCAACCCCCAGTGCGCCCGGATCATCCCCAGCATGGCGGTCCGGACCTCCGGCGTCGCGATCTGCGAGCCGTCGGCGTAACCGCCGTACAGGATCAGCCTGCCGACCCGCTGTGGGAACTGCGCCGCGAAGGAGACCGACACCGGTGCGCCCAGGGAGATGCCCAGCAGATCGAAGCGCTCCAGGTCCAGGTGATCGGCAAGGGTCCGAAGCACCACTACATCGGCATCCAGTCCCTGCGTCCCCGGCGAGGGGTCGGACAGCCCGCAGCCGGGCCGGTCGTACTGCACCACTGTCCGGACCGCCGCCAGCGGCGTGAAGAAGGCTCGGTAGGCCGGGTCCTGCCACAGCAGTTCCAGATGGCTGATCCACGCCGCGGGAACCAGAAGCGCCTTTCCCCGTCCCATGCAGGTGTACGCGATCCGCGTGCCGGTCGGCGCCGTGCAGAAGCGGACCGGGCGGCGCGGCTCGAATGCCTCCCGCGAGGACGGTTGGCCCATGTGGGCCTCCAGCCTGTGATGCCTACGTCAAACCATCATGCCCGGTCGCCGACGATCGAGCGGGCCACCGCCTCGACCGAGTCGACGATCCGTCCGGCGCGGGCGCCGCCGGCGGCGAGCGGACGCGCCGCCCCGGCGACCATCGCGAGCAGCAGCACGGCGGTCCCGTCCGGGTCCATGTCCGGCCGCACCTCGGTGATCAGCGCGCTCAGGTGGTCGTACCAGAACCGGTGCAGGTCGTCGGCGCGTTCGTCGGCATCGGAGGCGTCGTATGCGGCGGTGAGTGCGGGGTGGTCGACGATCAGGTGCGCGAAGGCGACGAGGAATGCGACGAGCCGCGCGTCCGCGGGCGCTCCGGGACCGAGTGGCGGTGGCGCGTCGAGGACCGCCTGGCGCAGCGCGTTCGCCTGTTCGTACACGACCGCGCGGACCAGTTCGTTGCGACTGCCGAACCGGTGGAACACCGTCGCCTTCCCGACACCGGCGGCCGCGGCGATCTGGTCGACGGACACCCGGTCCGGGTCGTGCTCGGTGAACAGACGCTGCGCGGCGGCGAGAATCGCGCGCCGGTTTCGGGCGGCGTCGGCGCGTTCCGGTCGCGCGTCGGGCATTACATCTCCTGGAAGCCGTTGTACGAGGGTGACCGAATATATCTTGACCGCCGGTCCAGATCGACGCATGCTTTAACTGAACCGATGGTCCATTTAAGGGGTGATGTGATGCGTGGGGTTCTGTGGTCACAGGCGGGCGGGCCGGACACGCTGGCGGCGCGAGACGGCGACGATGTGCATGCCGCCGGTGGGCAGGTGCGGGTGCGCACCGAGGCCAGTCCGGTGTTGTGGGTGGAGACGCAGATGCGGGCAGGGCTGGTGCCGTCGCCGGCCGCGCCGCCGACGGTCTTCGGCTCCCAGGCCGTGGGGCTGGTCGATGAGGTGGGCGACGGCGTCGATCCGCAACTGATCGGCACCCGGGTCGCGGTGAGTGGTGTGGGGATCGGCGCACACGCCGAGTTCGTCTGCGCCGCGGTCGAGCAGTGCGTGGCGGTGCCGGACGCGATCGGGGCCGTGGATGCGGCCGTCGCGCTCACCGGGCTCCCCGTCGCGCTCGCACTGCTGGAACGGGCGGGTGATCTGAGTGATGCGACGGTGCTCGTGGAGGCGGCGGGCAGCGGGATCGGTGCGTACCTGACGCAGCTGCTGCGAGGCCGGGCGGGGCTGGTGGTCGCAACCGCGGGGAGCGATGAAAGCCGCACCCGTGCAGCATCCTTCGGTGCAGATGTCGTGCTCGATCATGCCGACCTGGACCGACCGGGCGCACTCGCGGCGGCGGCCGGTGGGCGCACGATCGATGCGGCGTTCGACTCGATCGGGGGATCGACCGCACGGCGTGTGCTCGACGCCCTCACGCCGCTGCGCGGACAGTTGCTGTCGTACGGGATGCTCTCCGGGGAGGCGCCCCGGATCGCAGCGGCGGATCTGTATGCCGGTGGGTACACCGTCACCGCCTGCGCCGGGCCCGCCTGGCTCGACCGCGTCGCCGCGCTTCGTTCGATCGCGCTCGATCGCGTCGCCGGCGGCACGGTCCGGCCCGTCTTCGATTCCACGATGCCGCTCGATGCGGTGGCCACGGCCCACCGCCGGATCGACGAGCGAGCGACCAGCGGAACGATCGTGCTCGTGCCGTGACGTTGTGTCAGCCTGCCTCGGAGGCCCTCTCGGTTCGATCCTGAACCGAGACGGCATCCGTCGTCCCGGCCTGCGTGCCGCGACTGATCAGCCAGCCGACGGCCGCGGCCAGTGGGAACATCACGACGCCGTACACGGCGGCGGGGATCGCGATGTCGACGCTGTCGAGGACGCTGATGGAGATCGCGATCGCCAGGGTGCTGTTGTGGACGCCGATCTCCATCGAGCACGCGATCGCCTGACGCTGCCCGACGCTGAGCAGTTTCGGGATCCAGTAGCCCACGGCGAGACTGATGAGGCAGAACAGGATCGTGATCACGCCGACGTCCGCGAGATACGACGGCACGTTCTCCCGCTCGGCCGCGATGGTGCCGACGATGACGAGCACCAGGACGAGGGCCGACGCGATCCGGACCGGGCGGTCCATCCGCTGCGCGAAGTCCTCGCGCTTGGCACGCACGAGCATGCCGATCGCGACGGGGATCAGCACGATCGCGAACACCTGCAGGATCTTGGTGAAGTCGAGGCCCATCGACGTGCCGGTGTCATCGGGGTCGAAGTGGCCGAGCGCGAAATTCGTGATGAGTGGCAGCGTCACGACGGCGATCACCGAATTGACCGCCGTCAGTGTGATGTTGAGGGCGACGTCGCCGCGGTAGAGGTGGCTGAAGAGATTGGCGGTGGTGCCGCCGGGGGAGGCCGCGAGCACCATCATGCCGACCGCGAGCAGCGGCGGCAGGTCGAACAGCAGCACGAGTCCGAACGCCACCGCCGGCAGAATCAGCAGCTGGCAGGCGAGAGCGATCGTCACGACGCGGGGATGTCGTGCGACGCGGGCGAAGTCGGCGACCGTCAGCGACAGGCCGAGGCCGAACATGATGATCGCGAGGGCGGCCGGCAGGGCCACCGTGGCCAGGGCTGAGTCCATGTTGTTCGCCGTTCTGGTGTGCGGATGTGACGCGAACGGTAACGACACTGCACTGCGCGGGTGGGCGAAATGCCCGAATAGATACTGGCGGAATCAGTCTCGACGCCGCCGCAGCGACAGCGTGAACCCCGTAGGCATCAGTGTCAGTCGCTCCTGGATGCGCAACTGGTAGTCGGGGTCGGCGGAGAAGTCGTAGCGGCGCAGGATCGTGCCCAGCACGAGGACCGCCTCGTGCAGTGCGAATTGCCGTCCGATACAGGCGCGTTCACCGGTTCCGAACGGCTTGTAGATGTGCGGTGCCCGGCCGCGAACATTATCGGGGGCGAATCGGTCCGGGTCGAAGCGTTCCGGATCGTCGCCCCATGAAGGATCGCGGTGCAGCGACGGGATCAGCACCAGCACCCAGTCGCCGGCCCGCATCGGGTAGCGGCCGCCCAGCACGGTGTCCTCACGGGCCTCCCGCGCGTAGCCGGGCGCGGTGGGCCACAGTCGCAGTGTCTCGTCGAGCACACGTCGGACGTAGCGCAGCTTTGCGACCTTCTCGAACGGCGGCGTCTCGTCGCCCCACACGGCGTCCACCTCGGCGCGGGCCTTCGCCAGGACGTCGGGGTTGTGGGCCAGGTAGTACAACGCGAACGACAGCGCGCCCGAAGTGGTTTCGTGCCCGGCGACGAGGAACGTCACCACCTGGTGGCGGATGTTGACGTCGTCGAGGCGGTTCGGATCGTCCTCGCGGGCAGCGCGGAGCATGATCTCGAGCAGGTCCTCCGGGCCGGCCGCAGCGGTGTCGCG
This window contains:
- a CDS encoding quinone oxidoreductase family protein, giving the protein MRGVLWSQAGGPDTLAARDGDDVHAAGGQVRVRTEASPVLWVETQMRAGLVPSPAAPPTVFGSQAVGLVDEVGDGVDPQLIGTRVAVSGVGIGAHAEFVCAAVEQCVAVPDAIGAVDAAVALTGLPVALALLERAGDLSDATVLVEAAGSGIGAYLTQLLRGRAGLVVATAGSDESRTRAASFGADVVLDHADLDRPGALAAAAGGRTIDAAFDSIGGSTARRVLDALTPLRGQLLSYGMLSGEAPRIAAADLYAGGYTVTACAGPAWLDRVAALRSIALDRVAGGTVRPVFDSTMPLDAVATAHRRIDERATSGTIVLVP
- a CDS encoding bile acid:sodium symporter family protein, with protein sequence MDSALATVALPAALAIIMFGLGLSLTVADFARVARHPRVVTIALACQLLILPAVAFGLVLLFDLPPLLAVGMMVLAASPGGTTANLFSHLYRGDVALNITLTAVNSVIAVVTLPLITNFALGHFDPDDTGTSMGLDFTKILQVFAIVLIPVAIGMLVRAKREDFAQRMDRPVRIASALVLVLVIVGTIAAERENVPSYLADVGVITILFCLISLAVGYWIPKLLSVGQRQAIACSMEIGVHNSTLAIAISISVLDSVDIAIPAAVYGVVMFPLAAAVGWLISRGTQAGTTDAVSVQDRTERASEAG
- a CDS encoding alpha/beta fold hydrolase, encoding MGQPSSREAFEPRRPVRFCTAPTGTRIAYTCMGRGKALLVPAAWISHLELLWQDPAYRAFFTPLAAVRTVVQYDRPGCGLSDPSPGTQGLDADVVVLRTLADHLDLERFDLLGISLGAPVSVSFAAQFPQRVGRLILYGGYADGSQIATPEVRTAMLGMIRAHWGLGSELLADVFLPDGSAATKALFARLQREAASPDLAVDLLAQCYEIDVDDLLARVAAPTLVVHRRGDRAIPYRAGREVAAHIPGARLLSLPGTSHFPFVGDSSAIVRAILEFLGSSPAPPSAERPGPPSGELTARQLQVAALVAEGMTNRQIAQRLGIEERSAEGHVERIRLRLGVTSRAQVAAWWGRRISAGSGTDVEVPD
- a CDS encoding TetR/AcrR family transcriptional regulator translates to MPDARPERADAARNRRAILAAAQRLFTEHDPDRVSVDQIAAAAGVGKATVFHRFGSRNELVRAVVYEQANALRQAVLDAPPPLGPGAPADARLVAFLVAFAHLIVDHPALTAAYDASDADERADDLHRFWYDHLSALITEVRPDMDPDGTAVLLLAMVAGAARPLAAGGARAGRIVDSVEAVARSIVGDRA